In a single window of the Thermoplasmatales archaeon genome:
- a CDS encoding adenylosuccinate synthase yields MIAAVLGLQFGDEGKGKITDFLSDRFEVAVRFNGGGNAGHTVVTDGRTFKFHLVPSGSLRCETVILGNGMVIDPFALKDEIQKLRESGGNAEIKISKMAHVVTPMHKELDKKEEEIRSKLSIGTTAQGIGPTYEDKYARTGIRTVDLLSKTILDEKVETIYRMKESLLKDTKFSQQAEREALSANLLEVGKYVKQFLDYTENIIYEKYSKGKNILFEGAQGTMLDIDFGMYPFVTSSNALSGALSTGSGFSFRKVDFVLGVVKAYTSKVGAGPFPSEINGKEADRLRDLGHEYGTTTGRPRRVGWLDLPLLKYAARMNDVDALAITKIDTLGKMDKVKVCTGYRKNGKSIDYIPRNLEEVEGIDLELQEFESWGQPNYGKVVENGFNGLPEKMKEYIEFIVDYLKIPVDIVSLGETRKMTIVREGSELKINGK; encoded by the coding sequence TTGATAGCTGCGGTTTTAGGTTTACAATTTGGTGACGAAGGAAAGGGAAAGATAACAGATTTTTTAAGCGATAGATTCGAGGTGGCTGTAAGGTTCAACGGCGGCGGGAATGCAGGGCACACTGTGGTAACCGACGGGCGAACATTCAAATTCCATCTTGTCCCATCCGGTTCCTTGAGATGTGAGACCGTTATTCTCGGAAACGGAATGGTGATTGATCCTTTCGCGCTTAAAGATGAGATACAGAAACTTAGAGAATCTGGGGGAAATGCTGAAATAAAGATCAGTAAAATGGCGCACGTGGTTACACCAATGCATAAAGAGCTTGATAAGAAAGAAGAGGAGATTAGGTCGAAACTGAGCATAGGGACGACAGCTCAGGGAATCGGTCCCACGTATGAGGATAAATATGCCAGAACAGGAATAAGAACGGTAGATCTTCTGAGTAAAACTATACTTGACGAGAAGGTCGAGACAATATACAGGATGAAGGAAAGCCTCCTGAAAGACACGAAATTCTCGCAACAGGCAGAAAGGGAAGCACTTTCAGCAAACCTTTTGGAGGTTGGCAAGTACGTGAAGCAATTCCTTGATTACACTGAGAATATAATTTATGAAAAATACTCTAAGGGAAAAAACATACTTTTCGAGGGTGCGCAAGGAACTATGCTCGACATAGATTTCGGTATGTACCCATTTGTTACATCATCCAACGCACTATCAGGGGCGCTGTCAACGGGATCAGGTTTCTCTTTCAGGAAGGTTGATTTCGTTCTTGGCGTTGTAAAGGCCTATACATCAAAGGTTGGTGCTGGTCCTTTTCCAAGTGAGATTAATGGAAAAGAGGCGGATCGCCTCCGTGATTTGGGTCACGAATACGGTACCACAACTGGAAGACCCCGTCGGGTTGGTTGGCTCGATCTTCCATTATTGAAATACGCAGCAAGAATGAATGATGTTGACGCCTTGGCCATAACCAAGATTGACACATTAGGTAAGATGGATAAGGTAAAAGTCTGCACTGGTTACAGGAAAAACGGCAAGAGTATAGATTATATCCCTAGGAACCTTGAAGAGGTGGAAGGCATCGATCTCGAATTGCAGGAATTTGAATCATGGGGCCAACCCAATTATGGCAAAGTGGTCGAAAATGGATTTAACGGTTTGCCAGAGAAAATGAAGGAATACATAGAATTTATAGTTGATTACCTGAAGATTCCCGTCGACATAGTCTCTTTAGGCGAAACACGCAAGATGACAATCGTAAGGGAAGGTTCCGAACTTAAAATCAATGGTAAATGA
- the hutU gene encoding urocanate hydratase — protein MQKENDLSIEKHDAIRAPRGNVLNTKGWGQEAALRLLMNNLDPEVAKDPENLIVYGGKGKAARNWEAFHEIVSMLRELYGDETLLIQSGKPVGAFKTSTQAPRVLIVNAQIVPHWATDDIFWDLEKRGLTMFGQMTAGSWIYIGTQGVLQGTYETLHALAKKEFSAKDLKGKWILSSGLGEMGGAQPLAITMNNGVGIIVEIDKTKIDRRLKGKYLDTWTDSLDEALKLKDQALQKGKPLSIGLLGNAATVYTEILSRGIVPDVITDQTAAHDLNLGYIPEGYTVDSASEFRNRDKTAYIKAVYNSIVKEVTAVLGLKSKGSIVFDYGNDIRTRAKEAGLDRAFEIQGYVPAYIRDIFSVGSGPFRWVALSGDPDDIYKIDQAIIDTFPEEEHLVEWIKLARERVKFQGLPARICYAGYPLREKIGLLINDLVKRKILSAPIALGRDHHDTGSVASPYRETEAMKDGSDAIADWPILNALLNAVSGATWVSVHHGGGTGIGNSIHAGFVIVADGTDDARERISRVLNGDSGIGVIRHADAGYESSKSLIKSGVRFKTPL, from the coding sequence ATGCAAAAAGAGAATGATCTATCCATAGAAAAGCATGATGCAATTAGGGCTCCTCGCGGTAACGTCTTAAATACTAAGGGATGGGGTCAAGAGGCTGCATTAAGGCTTTTAATGAATAACCTTGATCCGGAAGTTGCTAAAGACCCAGAGAATTTAATCGTTTATGGAGGTAAGGGAAAAGCTGCAAGAAACTGGGAAGCTTTTCATGAGATCGTTTCAATGCTTAGGGAACTGTACGGTGATGAAACATTATTAATACAATCTGGAAAACCTGTTGGTGCTTTCAAAACTTCAACCCAAGCACCACGGGTCCTTATAGTCAATGCACAAATTGTTCCTCACTGGGCTACGGATGACATATTTTGGGATCTTGAAAAGAGAGGATTAACTATGTTCGGCCAGATGACTGCCGGGAGCTGGATATACATTGGAACCCAGGGTGTTCTCCAGGGCACTTATGAAACTCTGCATGCGCTGGCTAAAAAGGAGTTCAGTGCTAAGGATTTAAAAGGAAAATGGATCCTTTCTTCTGGCTTAGGAGAAATGGGAGGAGCACAACCTCTTGCCATAACTATGAACAATGGAGTAGGGATAATAGTTGAAATAGATAAAACAAAAATCGATCGCAGGCTCAAAGGAAAATATCTTGACACATGGACAGACAGTCTGGATGAGGCGCTAAAGCTCAAGGATCAGGCTCTTCAGAAAGGGAAACCTCTTTCCATAGGTCTACTGGGAAACGCTGCTACTGTGTATACTGAGATACTTAGTAGAGGAATTGTTCCTGATGTCATCACGGATCAGACTGCCGCACATGACCTGAACTTGGGTTACATACCAGAAGGATATACAGTCGATTCGGCATCAGAGTTTAGGAATCGTGATAAGACAGCTTATATTAAGGCAGTCTACAATTCGATAGTGAAGGAAGTCACTGCCGTTCTCGGACTTAAGAGTAAAGGTTCCATAGTCTTCGATTATGGAAATGACATAAGGACTAGAGCCAAAGAAGCGGGGCTAGATCGGGCATTTGAGATTCAGGGATATGTTCCTGCTTATATCCGCGATATCTTTTCTGTTGGTTCAGGCCCTTTCCGGTGGGTAGCCCTCTCCGGAGATCCAGATGATATCTACAAAATTGACCAGGCTATAATAGACACGTTTCCAGAAGAAGAGCATCTAGTAGAGTGGATTAAGCTCGCAAGGGAACGTGTTAAATTTCAAGGACTTCCGGCAAGGATTTGCTACGCTGGATACCCACTCAGAGAAAAGATAGGATTGCTTATAAACGATCTGGTAAAAAGAAAGATCCTAAGCGCACCTATTGCTCTAGGCCGGGATCATCACGACACAGGGTCCGTCGCATCTCCATATAGAGAGACGGAAGCCATGAAGGATGGAAGCGATGCTATCGCAGATTGGCCAATCTTGAATGCGCTGTTGAATGCTGTCTCCGGAGCTACATGGGTCTCCGTTCATCATGGTGGCGGTACCGGCATAGGCAATTCTATACATGCGGGATTTGTAATAGTAGCGGACGGAACTGATGACGCCAGAGAGAGGATTTCACGCGTCCTGAATGGTGACAGCGGTATAGGCGTGATCAGACATGCGGATGCAGGATACGAAAGTTCTAAATCTTTAATAAAATCCGGAGTACGTTTCAAAACGCCACTATAA